ATCTAACGACATGTAACGCCCCTCTCCTCCATTACtaaaaacagagaaagagatagggaaagacaggggaaagagagaaagggtatTAAAAAAAGAGAGTGTATTACAAAGAACGTGCCAAAATTAGAGAGTGATTGTGTGAGGGATGTtatgattgagtgtgtgtgttacactaGGGCCTCTGCCAGTTGGCTCTCCAGATCCTTCATCTTCTCCTTCAGATCCTGagaacagagaaacacacaacatAAAGCCCACAGTGTGTATCAGTTAGATGTAAGATGTCTACATCAGGCAtatgtaaaatgtgtgtgtgtgttgtacctgtGCGATGGAGGAGTACTCTGTGAGGGACTGCTCCAGCTGCTCAATAACAAAGTCCTTCTGTAGgggagacacacaaagagatGTTGGGGACTGGCCAGCCAGCTAATAGACTGCAATGGACCTCATTTAAACTGGCAAGTCATGTGGCATGTCTAAAGAACATTTATTGGGAATTTAGAGAATATttgacatgtaaacattattttcaATATGTAGTTATCACATACCTTATGTATGACCTCATACCTCTGATCCAGGGCGAGTCTGCTCTCCTCTAGCCGTAGCTGtttcacgcacacacaaacacacacacacacttaatagtTGGGGTGGAACAAAAGCATGTGGCCTCCCAGCAACACAATCACCGCCCTGTGATCTGGTGGAAGGACCACAATCACCCCCTGTGATCTGGTGGAAGGACCACAATCACCaccctctgatctggtggaaggACCACAATCACCCTCCCGCCACAGTCACCCTCCCATGATCTGGTGGAAGGACCACAATCACCCCCTTATGGTCTGGTGGAAGGACCACAATCACCCCCCTGTGATCTGGTGGAAGGATATCAAATCACCCCTCTGTGATCTGGTGGAAGGATATCAATCACCCCCCTGTGATCTGGTGGAAGGATATCAATCACCCCTCTGTGATCTGGTGGAAGGATATCAATCACCCCCCTGTGATCTGGTGGAAGGATATCAATCACCCCCCCTGTGATCTGGTGGAAGGATATCAATCACCCTCCTGTGATCTGGTGGTATCAGATGATTTCCGAGCATGTATGTGTGCTACCTGTAAGGCCTGTAGAGCATTGCTGAGGTCAGCGATCTTCTTCTTGTCAGTGGCTCTATCTGGTATAATAAGGGACAtctaaggagagggagagagacagagcgagagagaacagaacagaacagttcagTGATGTTTTGAGGACAACAAATTAATATTATGCATCCATGTTGGCTGGCCAGTGAAACGTTCAGTTTGTCTGTTCTGACAGGGTCAACGGTCAAGGCTTTAGAGGTCATCATACCTCACTGCCAATGGTCTCGATCTGGTCTTCCAaaatctccttctctttctcctgccGGAACAAGGGATGAAAACAACATCAGTTTATCAACACTATATCTTTCCTAGGCACTTCCTAACCGTATATATGGTTTCTTGGTTACTATTGCTCTACACCACTTCATGGTAACCCACCAGTTGTTTGATGTAGGACTCCAGGTTGCCTGTAGCGCCGTCCTTCTCAGCTGATAAGCTCCGGATCTCCTCCAGCTCATCCATCAGCTGCTCTGCGTCATGGATCGACTGATTCatcctgacaaacacacacaaataatgaTGAACATTTTGATTGATGGTTACATTTGACCAGGTTGTGCAGTGCAGTGTGTCTGCATGGTTGCTACTGTTACCCTTTGACTTGGTTGCGCAGTGCAGCGTTCTCAGTGCGTAGCAGTGTGTTGTTGTCTTCGGCTAACTCCACTGTTCTCTGCAGCTCTGAGTTCAATTGCTTTAGTCTGCTTCGGGAATACACCAACTCTGCTAGAACgtcactcctctcctctgcacTCCTACAACACATGTTAGAAAGTAGTAAATACACCAACTCTGCTATCACAACAGCACTACAACAGGCAATGGGAGTTGTCTGGGGCACTCACAGGTCTGCAGAGTTGAGgattctctcctcctctgacaCGAACAGCCTGACAAACTCATCATTTTGCATACCTacacaggggacaggaaagaagagagaaagaaccaAGAGTTACCAATACTTCACTGATGTGTCAATGAATCTGACTACCAGCTGAATGTTTGGAACATCAAGAGCCATAGAGAGGAAGAATCAGAATAGGAAAGAATGGCCGATTGCCCGACCAGTCGACTCTCACCAGTAGAGGAGGGCGTGACCACTagccctccctcatcctcccattGGCCTTCCTCGGCATGCCCCTGGTACCAGCCCCACCGTTCATCCTCCCATTGCCGTTGCCCATGGTGAGCGTTGAGGAGAGCCGGGAGGTCGAGCACCGAGCATGATGTCACACCGTGGGAGCCACAGCTCTGTAGACCCAGCTGCTGCAGCTGTCCCGCCTACATTAGAACCACAGCTTCCTTAGGAAAGGCTTTCAGTCTACATACACAACTCTCAAAGAGCTAACAAACTACTATAAAGCAAAAACAATAGCAGGATACTAGTACAGTATTCAGGTGAGCTTTATTGACATTAAACTGAAATAACCCAATGTTGCCAAAGCAATAAAAAAAGacattgaaaaaaaaacatttgttggCAGAATATGAACATATTCTAGCTACAGACTTCTAGATATTACCTCAATGGGGAAGGAGACGGTCCTGCGCAGCATTCTCCTTCCAAGCCTCAATGCCAATGGAAATCTCTGTCCCCCTTGAGAGAGAATCAGAACACTTTTATTTCTAGGATTCAGAGTGTTGTTTAGTCAGCTCTACTGATAAAAGTATAGTGGTATAATTTGCTATAAAATCAAGTCTGGAGATAAAGGCAAGTTAATAGCTATATACTTGGAAAGCTACATAATTTCTGAGCTTGAAAAATAATGACAAATAAGTACAGCGTGCGTTTATGAAGTCATAGTATAAACATCGCCTTGATGTCGTCACAGTAGCTAACAAAGGACAAGCCTCCAAAGGCTaagctaagtagctagctagctgtcatTTTCAACAGCCTGAAAGCGAACAACTGATGTTTTAGCTAGGAAAATGTGTTCAATTTCAGTTTCCAGCTACTTTTATAGCAAtgttgttacttttatctcttagtTAGCTAAGCTAACTTTAGTAAACATTTTAAATTGCGATCCTGAGCTATCTAACACTGTTAGCTACCAAACCAAGCTATCTAATGTTTCCATTAATTAGCTAACAGTGATGTAATATATTATTGCCCGATTCAAGTCTTTGTTGATTAAATACAATTATTTTAACTAGCTAATTATTCCAGTTCCATGTAActactcatctgtctctctcaccaaACGACCGTGGGCCACTGCCCAGGGCACAAGCAACTCAACATCTAGCCAATCAGTGCTGTTTCATTATTGTCCCCTCACTTGACTGATCACCCACCTCGACAGTCACCAGTCCAGTAGTAATACATTTTGGCCAAGCACTTTGCACTCTTTTACGACTTAGAAGTTATTAAATATGTCTAAAGTTTTCAGACTAGCTCCTACGCTCGGTCGACCACCGAATGGACTGCCTGAGTTGGACAGCTTGCAGAACTGTTCTCAACACTGGCAATATTTTCACATGATGTGGTGTAACCCATGTCGGATTGTTGTTGTGTTAACATATTAAAAACGCATTGGCTTCCTGTGTATCATGTCCATACAGATCTCAGTCAATGATTTGTATAACTAACACAAGATAGAATCGAGCCTGTCGTGTCCAAATAGGAAATTAATCAGTGAGCACAACATACAGGGAGGTGGCAGAGCTAGTGAGATCCTGTTGGCGCGTTCAagcatttatttttatattttcgtTAGGAACGCCTTGTCTGTGAAGTGCGCATGTGCAATAACTGAATTCGCCCTTCTAAACAGCGCATATTTGTGACATTTTGGCCTTACTCCTTTAAATCTCTATAATGTTTCAAATGTAGGTGCTACAAGGCAGAAATTGGTGTCACATGAAGCTTTACCATTTGCTCTGTAATGTGAATAGTATGTTGATTTCAATACAAATTTTCTTGCATTTATTCATTAATATAACAAAATATAAACATGAATGTTGGCTAATGTTTCAATATATTGTTGATCATAAAATAGCCTACTCTATAGATCCAGAGTGGGATCTCTGCTACTTTTAGAGTTATGACCAATTTGCAAACGTTACCAACAGGGAAAGTGAAAATGGGTTAAAAATGGTCGCCCTCTGCTGGTGATTTGAAGGATGTGTTATGAAGCAAAAGGAGAGCTGTTTTTCctattttttaaattgaacccttatttatctaggcaagccagttaagaacaaattcttatttacaatgttggcctaccccagccaaacccagacgacgctgggccaattgtgaaaTTTCTCAGAGTGTAAAATGGGGCATAACTTTAAAACTATCAGAGATCCCACTCTGGAAATGTGATATGCCTGTACAGTATATTATGTTAAACAATATATAGAAACATTTGCCAAATATTctttatatttttaaatattatatatatatatgaatgtgTATGTAATATATGTGTATGTAAtatgttttgtcacataaatgAATATAATGCAATTGTCTGCTACACCAGGTTGATGTGTCAGATGAGAGATATTGGAGAAAGGTTGATCATGGACATTTGGCAGAGTGCTGTGTGATCATGTTAACATCTCGTTTCTCCAAGAGAGCTGAGTGGCTACTGACTGAGAAAATATGCAGCCTTTGCAGGTACTGTGTGtctttatgtctgtgtatgtatataatgtattaaCTACACAGTAGTCTCAATTCCATCTCAATTACCACTAACATGTGTGCAATTGCTGTGTGTTTATGTGGCTTGGTACTGTGTGTTGTCCTGGTCACCTCATCGGTTGCACATGCTCAGACCGTTCACCTGGGTAGATGCCCCACACCCCCAATTCAACAGGACTTCAACATCACCAAGgtaactgcacacacacagtgttaatTCAGATGGAATTTatcacacatgaacacacacacacacacagttaaaaagTCATAGTAACTCGAAATAACTTCTAGATGGTGTGTAATACCTGGGCAGGTGGTATGAGGCAGAGAAGCTGCCTGCTGTATTTGAGAGGGAAGTGCCAACAGGCCACATACTCACTACTCCACGATATAACTCATACACTCACATCACAGACTGTATGAAATCAGTCAAACCATAAACATGAACACTCATAACCAGATC
The window above is part of the Oncorhynchus masou masou isolate Uvic2021 chromosome 30, UVic_Omas_1.1, whole genome shotgun sequence genome. Proteins encoded here:
- the LOC135522800 gene encoding myosin-11-like — its product is MLRRTVSFPIEAGQLQQLGLQSCGSHGVTSCSVLDLPALLNAHHGQRQWEDERWGWYQGHAEEGQWEDEGGLVVTPSSTGMQNDEFVRLFVSEEERILNSADLSAEERSDVLAELVYSRSRLKQLNSELQRTVELAEDNNTLLRTENAALRNQVKGMNQSIHDAEQLMDELEEIRSLSAEKDGATGNLESYIKQLEKEKEILEDQIETIGSEMSLIIPDRATDKKKIADLSNALQALQLRLEESRLALDQRYEVIHKKDFVIEQLEQSLTEYSSIAQDLKEKMKDLESQLAEALV